Proteins from a genomic interval of Niabella soli DSM 19437:
- a CDS encoding RagB/SusD family nutrient uptake outer membrane protein, which yields MKNLLNTILFFTGAILLLCSCNKNYLDQPPKDRLDADQFFNTATDLEVYTNDFYDMLPDYHLYDATYGLSTSDDVVSLIEPAQITGTRLVPVQRGSGGWAWSNLRAINFFFQNYQKCPDEAARIKYGAIARFFRAYFYFDKVKTFGDVPWYSKVLEAGDADLYKARDPRTEVMDSVLADINNAVANLSAEVQVNKITKYTALLLKARICLHEGTFRKYHTELNLQSSAEKWLQDAADAAGQLISSGAYKLFTTGGAAAAYRTLFARSDQDATETILAKDYNPTFAHHTLSYLMTSPTSGSWGATKDFVNGFLMADGSRFTDIAGHDTLGFYAEMQRRDPRLTQIVAGPGFTVYGETAVEPVNLNITTTGYRVIKALATRDQWGASSAYNDIILFRYAEALLINAEAKAELGTLTQADLDNTINKLRSRAGMPPANLVHDNGNPDTYLGAEYPNVAGANKGIILEIRRERRIEMFNEGLRWDDLMRWKDGKKLEQPMLGIYFSRLGAFDFNNDGKPDVYLYDGDASGAPAGVATKINIRQRPLTNGTSGNFYPYRNKIQFQEPKDYYYPIPLEELTLNKSLVQNPGW from the coding sequence ATGAAGAATCTACTAAATACTATATTATTTTTTACAGGGGCCATTTTATTGTTATGCAGTTGTAATAAAAACTATCTGGACCAACCTCCAAAGGACCGGCTGGATGCCGATCAGTTCTTTAATACTGCTACTGATCTGGAAGTGTATACCAACGATTTTTATGATATGTTGCCGGATTACCATCTTTATGATGCTACTTATGGCCTTTCTACTTCGGATGACGTTGTATCCCTGATTGAGCCCGCCCAGATTACGGGTACCAGGCTGGTACCCGTACAAAGAGGTTCCGGTGGCTGGGCATGGTCTAATCTGCGGGCTATTAATTTCTTTTTTCAGAATTATCAGAAATGCCCGGATGAAGCCGCCAGGATTAAATACGGCGCCATCGCCCGTTTTTTCAGGGCCTACTTCTATTTTGACAAGGTTAAAACCTTTGGTGATGTACCCTGGTATAGTAAGGTGCTGGAAGCAGGGGATGCCGATCTGTATAAAGCCCGCGACCCCAGGACCGAAGTAATGGATTCCGTGCTTGCCGATATCAATAATGCCGTTGCGAATTTGTCTGCAGAAGTGCAGGTTAACAAAATTACGAAGTATACGGCATTGCTCTTAAAAGCGCGCATCTGCCTGCATGAAGGTACTTTCAGGAAATATCATACAGAACTGAATTTGCAAAGCTCGGCAGAAAAGTGGCTGCAGGACGCTGCTGATGCGGCGGGGCAACTGATCAGCTCCGGCGCCTACAAACTGTTTACAACCGGGGGCGCCGCTGCGGCTTACCGCACGCTTTTTGCGCGAAGCGATCAGGACGCAACAGAAACCATTCTGGCCAAGGATTACAACCCCACATTTGCACATCATACGTTGTCCTATTTAATGACCTCGCCAACATCCGGATCATGGGGCGCTACCAAAGATTTTGTAAACGGCTTTTTAATGGCTGATGGCAGTCGCTTTACAGATATTGCCGGCCACGATACACTGGGTTTTTACGCGGAGATGCAGCGCCGCGATCCGCGCCTGACGCAGATTGTAGCAGGTCCCGGTTTTACGGTCTATGGCGAAACAGCAGTGGAGCCGGTTAACCTGAACATTACTACAACCGGGTATCGCGTAATAAAAGCATTAGCCACCAGGGATCAGTGGGGCGCCAGCAGTGCCTATAATGATATTATCTTATTCCGCTATGCGGAAGCGCTTCTTATTAACGCCGAGGCAAAAGCAGAGTTGGGTACCTTAACCCAGGCGGATCTTGACAATACCATTAATAAACTAAGAAGCCGGGCAGGGATGCCTCCGGCAAACCTGGTTCATGACAATGGCAATCCGGACACTTACCTGGGTGCGGAATATCCCAATGTTGCCGGTGCCAATAAAGGAATAATACTGGAAATACGCAGGGAACGCCGGATCGAAATGTTTAATGAAGGCCTGCGGTGGGATGACCTGATGCGATGGAAAGATGGTAAAAAACTGGAACAACCGATGCTGGGCATTTATTTTTCACGTTTAGGTGCTTTTGATTTCAATAACGATGGCAAACCGGATGTTTATCTTTACGATGGGGATGCCTCCGGAGCGCCGGCAGGGGTGGCCACCAAGATCAATATCCGTCAGCGGCCATTAACCAACGGCACTTCCGGAAACTTTTATCCTTATAGAAATAAGATCCAGTTTCAGGAGCCGAAGGATTACTATTATCCTATTCCTTTAGAGGAGCTTACCCTGAATAAAAGTCTTGTCCAGAATCCGGGCTGGTAA
- a CDS encoding C1 family peptidase: MSKINVAAIQSSITESGLTWQAANNEFTAMTEAERKYFLGFTPGPKERSLTARENASEKALKAFQLSAAGKGIKKKKAFGYPTLFDWRNRSGQNFVTSIKNQSSCGSCVAFGTIATAEIAYRIQRGNPALSIDFSEAQLFYCYAKSEGRNCANGWWPDRALIAFRDKGLVDEACFPYTPGDQACNTCSNAADRLMKISGFTKLTTTASMKDWISTRGALEACFTVYTDFFSYRSGVYRRANNHVEGGHCVCVVGYDDVNQCWICKNSWGPGFGESGFFRIGYGQCGIDAEMYGVNGIVETLWTGSQRILGLWSNDVANNAWAYIENFGWRKISPASDNIHLNLLAQCISAKNRGTAVSIHLTNAVIDQIYN; this comes from the coding sequence ATGTCAAAAATTAACGTTGCGGCCATTCAGTCCTCCATCACTGAGTCGGGTTTAACCTGGCAAGCCGCCAATAACGAGTTTACCGCCATGACGGAAGCGGAACGTAAGTATTTCCTGGGTTTTACCCCCGGCCCTAAGGAGCGATCGCTGACGGCCCGGGAAAACGCTTCGGAAAAAGCTCTGAAAGCGTTTCAGCTTTCGGCCGCTGGAAAAGGTATTAAAAAGAAAAAAGCATTTGGCTATCCTACGCTCTTTGACTGGAGAAACCGAAGCGGCCAGAATTTTGTAACGTCCATTAAAAACCAAAGCTCCTGCGGCTCCTGCGTTGCCTTTGGTACCATTGCCACTGCAGAGATCGCTTACCGCATTCAAAGAGGAAACCCCGCACTGAGCATTGATTTTTCAGAAGCACAATTGTTTTATTGCTATGCTAAAAGTGAAGGCCGTAACTGCGCTAACGGATGGTGGCCCGATAGGGCGCTGATTGCCTTCAGGGATAAGGGCCTGGTTGATGAAGCCTGTTTTCCCTATACCCCCGGCGACCAGGCCTGCAATACCTGCAGTAATGCGGCCGACCGACTAATGAAAATAAGCGGGTTTACAAAACTAACCACAACCGCCTCTATGAAAGACTGGATCAGCACCCGCGGCGCACTGGAAGCCTGTTTTACGGTATACACCGATTTCTTCAGCTACCGGTCCGGGGTCTACCGCAGGGCAAACAATCACGTGGAAGGCGGTCACTGTGTGTGCGTGGTGGGTTATGATGATGTAAACCAATGCTGGATCTGTAAAAACAGCTGGGGCCCCGGTTTTGGAGAATCCGGTTTTTTCAGGATCGGATACGGCCAATGCGGTATCGATGCCGAAATGTACGGCGTAAATGGTATTGTTGAAACATTGTGGACCGGAAGCCAGCGGATCCTTGGGTTATGGTCCAATGATGTTGCTAATAATGCCTGGGCTTATATCGAGAATTTTGGATGGAGGAAAATTTCACCCGCAAGCGATAATATTCACCTGAACCTGCTTGCGCAATGTATTTCTGCAAAGAACCGGGGAACGGCGGTTAGTATCCACCTGACCAATGCAGTCATCGATCAGATCTATAATTAA
- a CDS encoding SusC/RagA family TonB-linked outer membrane protein has translation MKLIPIMLLIACIHVSARGYSQITLTETNVPLEVVLKKIRQQSGYELVSTSEILNASGRITIKVKNASLQQALAAALKGEKLSYEIIGKTIVIRSTRDNNVPDGAILSLPPPPPLVLHGRVLKRDGQPLSNVSVLIVGTSIGTTTDSAGRFTLRTPGNLPVELEITCVGYQSKRIKVNSEAAISIALEEQVTGLNDVVVVGYGTQKKGDLTGAISQVGSTYIASRPVPNLATSLQGLLPGLNIQSNNGDPGATPDINIRGFNSVNGGGPLILVDGIEGDIERINPADVESVTVLKDAASAAIYGARGAFGVILITTKKGKEGKLAVNYTNNLGWTTPTTRTDFIDDPYEFGKTVDAALLGYNGTNYTGYTGADWDTIRLVSQGKLAPFYRTQPNGENKFFYHTDWYDYLFRKWQPFQNHTIAVSGGNDRIQAYLSGRYYKTSSIQNIVDANLVKYNLKANVSFKATDWLRLSDNIQFSTNNQIEYGGYKTGFGGIWSNTTWYYLFPFQPNEINGVPFDYYGGGAQAALEAGNNWIRNYSEQFINTFSGVLTPAKGLVLNFDYSNTINHIANSTRLNKFDYLTGPKMLRQTTGVNSLTEVRNRNYYNVLNIYGTYTKNVALDHHFKLMLGYNQENYNSDDITAQQGDLLISSLSNLNLGTNLLRADGAASIWAVQGYFGRFNYDYKNKYLLAVNARYDGSSRFPAVSRWGFFPSVSGGWFVSSEKFWEPLKDAISTLKLRSSYGKLGNQNVGLYTFSRILGLGQSNWLVGGSRLNYVGPPSPLPSVVSWESTRTIDYGIDLGFLRNKLTASFDWYQKNTSGMYVPGSPLPGVFGASEPKENIASLRNRGFELSLGYNDQFMVSQSPLHVNATLSLYNFKGVITSYPNPNGLMSTYWNGQKLGEIWGYHIDGQFKTDEEAAAYQSQFSNPSKDLGKVYNYIFNVVTNTEWKKLRAGDIKYVDLDGDGVIDNGNYTLADHGDLKPIGNAMPQFPFGFTLGADWKNFDILVAGAGVMHQDWYPTGFIYWGTYDRPYSSFIRKDLVADAWSPDNPNGYYPQIYRGYDALGANRDLYEFNDYYLTNVGYLRVKNLTVGYTLPQSLLRRINVKQLRIYFSGENILTWRFGKLTKYVDPEQAGSGTNFSDPGSAVNRTDLQDYPIGKTFSFGVNLQL, from the coding sequence ATGAAGCTGATTCCTATTATGTTATTGATAGCCTGCATTCACGTAAGCGCAAGGGGTTATTCCCAGATCACCCTTACGGAGACCAATGTACCCCTGGAGGTGGTTCTGAAAAAGATCAGGCAACAAAGTGGGTATGAACTGGTATCCACCTCCGAAATTTTAAATGCGTCGGGAAGGATAACGATCAAAGTAAAGAACGCATCCCTTCAGCAAGCGCTTGCAGCGGCCTTAAAGGGAGAAAAGCTTTCTTATGAGATTATTGGCAAAACAATCGTCATCAGATCCACCAGGGACAATAATGTTCCGGATGGGGCGATCCTGTCCTTGCCGCCCCCGCCTCCCTTGGTCCTTCACGGACGGGTACTAAAAAGAGACGGCCAGCCGCTGTCGAATGTTTCTGTTCTGATCGTTGGCACTTCCATAGGAACTACCACGGACAGTGCCGGCAGGTTTACCCTCCGGACTCCCGGCAACCTGCCGGTAGAACTGGAAATTACCTGCGTGGGCTATCAGTCAAAAAGAATAAAAGTGAACAGCGAAGCAGCGATCAGTATTGCGCTGGAGGAACAGGTAACCGGGCTGAACGATGTGGTGGTAGTAGGGTATGGCACGCAAAAAAAAGGAGATCTTACCGGCGCTATCAGCCAGGTTGGGTCAACCTATATTGCTTCCCGGCCGGTGCCCAACCTGGCAACTTCATTGCAGGGATTGCTGCCGGGCTTAAATATCCAGTCAAATAATGGCGATCCCGGTGCCACTCCTGACATCAATATCCGCGGTTTCAATTCCGTTAACGGAGGAGGCCCGTTGATCCTGGTGGATGGCATTGAGGGCGATATAGAACGGATCAACCCGGCCGATGTAGAAAGCGTGACCGTTTTAAAAGATGCGGCTTCCGCCGCCATTTATGGCGCCCGCGGTGCTTTTGGAGTGATATTAATAACAACCAAAAAGGGAAAAGAGGGCAAGCTGGCTGTTAACTATACCAATAACCTGGGCTGGACCACCCCCACTACCCGTACCGATTTTATCGATGACCCCTATGAATTCGGGAAAACGGTGGATGCTGCCCTTTTGGGGTATAATGGCACAAATTATACCGGGTATACCGGCGCCGACTGGGATACTATACGACTGGTATCGCAGGGCAAGCTCGCCCCTTTTTACAGGACCCAGCCAAACGGGGAAAATAAATTCTTCTACCATACAGATTGGTATGATTACCTGTTCCGCAAATGGCAGCCTTTCCAGAACCATACCATAGCTGTTTCCGGTGGTAATGACAGGATCCAGGCCTACCTTTCGGGCAGGTATTACAAAACATCCAGCATACAGAACATTGTGGATGCTAACCTGGTTAAGTATAATCTGAAAGCAAACGTCAGCTTCAAGGCAACGGACTGGTTGCGGCTTTCAGACAATATACAGTTCAGCACCAATAACCAGATCGAGTACGGAGGGTACAAGACCGGTTTCGGTGGCATCTGGAGCAATACCACCTGGTACTATTTATTTCCTTTTCAACCCAATGAAATAAACGGAGTTCCTTTCGATTATTACGGGGGAGGCGCCCAGGCCGCTTTGGAAGCGGGTAATAACTGGATCCGGAATTATTCCGAACAGTTTATAAATACCTTTAGCGGGGTGCTTACGCCTGCAAAGGGATTGGTATTGAATTTTGACTACAGCAATACCATCAATCATATTGCAAACTCCACGCGCCTGAATAAGTTCGACTACCTGACCGGCCCGAAAATGTTGCGGCAAACAACCGGTGTAAACAGCCTTACGGAAGTGCGCAACCGGAATTATTACAACGTGCTGAACATATACGGCACTTATACAAAAAATGTGGCCCTTGATCATCATTTTAAACTAATGCTGGGCTATAACCAGGAAAACTACAATTCTGATGACATTACAGCCCAGCAGGGAGACCTGCTCATCAGCAGCTTATCTAACCTGAATCTGGGCACCAACCTGCTGCGGGCGGACGGCGCGGCAAGTATTTGGGCCGTGCAGGGATATTTTGGACGATTTAACTATGACTACAAAAACAAATACCTGCTGGCGGTAAATGCCCGCTACGACGGTTCTTCCCGGTTCCCTGCCGTTAGCCGCTGGGGCTTTTTCCCTTCCGTTTCCGGTGGCTGGTTTGTTAGCAGTGAAAAATTCTGGGAACCCTTAAAGGATGCCATCAGCACCTTGAAATTAAGATCCTCCTATGGTAAACTGGGCAATCAGAATGTGGGGCTTTATACGTTTTCCCGGATATTGGGTCTTGGCCAGTCCAATTGGCTGGTGGGCGGCAGCAGGCTGAATTATGTGGGACCACCATCGCCCCTGCCCAGTGTGGTAAGCTGGGAAAGTACCCGCACCATTGATTACGGAATAGATCTGGGTTTTTTAAGAAATAAACTTACGGCATCGTTTGACTGGTATCAAAAAAATACGTCTGGTATGTATGTGCCCGGATCTCCCTTACCCGGTGTCTTTGGTGCCTCCGAACCCAAGGAGAATATTGCCAGCCTCAGGAACAGGGGCTTTGAATTAAGCCTGGGCTATAATGATCAGTTTATGGTCAGTCAATCCCCGCTGCATGTAAATGCTACCCTCAGCCTGTATAATTTTAAGGGGGTCATTACCAGCTACCCGAACCCCAACGGTCTTATGAGCACCTATTGGAACGGCCAGAAGCTGGGAGAGATCTGGGGGTATCATATAGACGGCCAGTTTAAAACCGATGAGGAAGCAGCCGCTTATCAAAGCCAGTTCAGCAATCCATCCAAGGACCTTGGCAAAGTATATAACTACATCTTTAACGTGGTAACCAATACCGAATGGAAAAAACTCCGGGCAGGAGATATTAAATACGTTGATCTTGACGGGGACGGGGTGATCGACAATGGAAATTATACCCTGGCAGATCACGGGGACCTGAAGCCGATCGGAAATGCCATGCCGCAGTTCCCGTTTGGATTTACATTGGGGGCAGACTGGAAAAATTTTGACATTCTGGTTGCGGGCGCCGGCGTCATGCACCAGGACTGGTATCCCACCGGGTTTATTTATTGGGGAACCTATGATCGCCCTTACTCTTCCTTTATCCGGAAGGATCTGGTGGCAGATGCCTGGAGCCCTGATAATCCCAATGGTTATTACCCGCAAATTTACAGGGGATACGATGCATTAGGCGCCAACAGGGATTTGTATGAGTTCAATGATTACTACCTGACAAATGTAGGGTACCTGCGGGTTAAGAATCTTACCGTGGGCTATACCCTTCCACAATCGCTGTTAAGGAGAATTAATGTAAAACAGTTGCGGATCTATTTCAGCGGCGAAAACATACTCACCTGGCGGTTCGGTAAGCTGACAAAATATGTGGATCCCGAACAGGCAGGGTCAGGAACCAACTTTTCCGATCCCGGCTCAGCGGTCAACAGAACGGATCTGCAGGACTATCCCATTGGGAAAACGTTTTCATTTGGAGTGAATTTACAACTCTAA
- a CDS encoding sugar phosphate isomerase/epimerase family protein, producing MKKINYLFLLILWVAVVPVLGNSFVPDSLPRPLAVGYSISISKITPESMQSAKAAGISCLQVGVNEWFDAKGDFKWDDNKMAAEAASAKKAAVAAGIKIAAIHMAYGQWIDLSLTDEAVRKRVVAAHKKVLQLCRVLQPEVVLFHPSWYLDPDHREAHILQLIKSVQELEKPVKDINAICVIENMTGPELYVERKGIKFERPLCRTVEEMMGILNRLPPDIYGAVDMNHILHPEQLIRALGRRLRFIHVADGDGAHELHYYPCSGKGMNNWPAIIDALYQAGYTGPFMYECHYKNLRDLAACYEFLYQQYIQEKYIRPAYQ from the coding sequence ATGAAAAAAATAAATTATTTATTTCTGTTGATCCTGTGGGTGGCAGTTGTACCGGTTTTAGGCAACTCTTTTGTGCCGGATTCGCTTCCCCGTCCACTGGCCGTTGGTTATTCCATATCCATATCAAAAATCACCCCGGAAAGTATGCAATCCGCAAAAGCTGCCGGAATTTCCTGCCTGCAGGTAGGCGTGAACGAATGGTTTGATGCAAAGGGTGATTTTAAATGGGACGATAATAAAATGGCCGCTGAAGCTGCAAGCGCAAAGAAAGCGGCAGTTGCTGCAGGAATAAAAATCGCTGCCATTCATATGGCCTATGGGCAATGGATCGATCTTTCCCTTACGGATGAAGCGGTGCGGAAAAGGGTGGTGGCGGCCCATAAAAAAGTGCTGCAGCTCTGCCGGGTGCTGCAACCGGAAGTGGTATTATTTCACCCCAGTTGGTATCTTGATCCGGATCATCGGGAGGCACATATTCTGCAGCTTATAAAATCAGTGCAGGAGCTGGAAAAACCAGTAAAAGACATCAACGCCATCTGCGTTATAGAAAATATGACAGGGCCGGAGTTGTATGTGGAGCGGAAAGGGATAAAATTTGAACGGCCACTTTGCAGAACCGTTGAGGAGATGATGGGTATTCTGAACCGCCTGCCCCCGGATATTTACGGCGCGGTTGATATGAACCATATTTTGCACCCGGAGCAATTGATCCGGGCATTGGGGCGCCGGCTCAGGTTCATCCATGTTGCAGATGGTGATGGTGCGCATGAATTGCATTATTACCCTTGTTCGGGCAAAGGAATGAATAACTGGCCCGCTATTATTGACGCGTTGTACCAGGCAGGGTATACAGGTCCCTTTATGTACGAATGCCACTATAAGAACCTGCGGGATCTTGCGGCCTGTTACGAGTTCCTGTACCAGCAATATATCCAGGAAAAATATATACGGCCCGCCTATCAATAA
- a CDS encoding protease inhibitor I42 family protein, translated as MEKKITLQIGETVQLQLESLGGAGYSWVIAQNDEQVTGVKLSGTEREPRKNEPVGGSSVTNVSVIGTGKGVSSIKLEQKRIWETDKEPLKTVVIEATVV; from the coding sequence ATGGAAAAGAAGATCACTTTGCAAATTGGAGAAACGGTTCAGTTGCAGTTGGAAAGTTTGGGTGGGGCAGGGTATAGCTGGGTGATAGCACAAAACGATGAGCAGGTAACCGGTGTTAAATTATCGGGCACCGAACGGGAGCCGCGTAAAAATGAACCGGTTGGGGGCAGTTCAGTTACCAATGTGTCGGTTATTGGAACCGGAAAGGGCGTGTCTTCCATAAAACTGGAACAAAAACGGATCTGGGAAACCGACAAGGAACCGTTAAAAACCGTCGTGATTGAGGCTACTGTGGTCTGA
- the rplM gene encoding 50S ribosomal protein L13, translating to MSKQHFTTKHANEATVQRNWYVVDGTNQTVGRMCSRIAAILRGKHKASYTPHVDTGDYIIVTNCEKVKLSGSKMEHKVYDTYSGYPGGRKEEYATDLQKRRPEVIIERAVKGMLPKNRLGRKMYKKLFVYAGDVHPHTAQQPKELKF from the coding sequence ATGAGCAAACAACATTTCACCACAAAACATGCGAACGAGGCTACCGTGCAGCGTAACTGGTACGTTGTAGATGGTACTAATCAAACTGTAGGACGTATGTGTTCCCGTATTGCGGCTATTTTGCGCGGTAAGCACAAAGCCAGCTATACGCCACACGTAGATACCGGAGATTACATTATTGTAACGAACTGCGAAAAAGTAAAACTGTCTGGTAGCAAAATGGAGCATAAAGTGTATGACACTTACAGCGGATACCCCGGTGGCCGTAAAGAAGAATACGCAACCGATCTGCAAAAACGTCGTCCGGAAGTAATTATTGAAAGAGCCGTTAAAGGGATGCTTCCCAAAAACCGCCTGGGTCGTAAAATGTACAAAAAGTTATTTGTATATGCAGGGGACGTTCATCCGCACACTGCCCAACAACCTAAAGAACTGAAGTTCTAA
- a CDS encoding C1 family peptidase produces the protein MAKASKPQQTKRALGWIPDLPDARDFIYAAPLRVMLKIPTRIDLRKGCPKVYDQGGLGSCTANALAGAFEFGKIKQRKKDFMPSRLFLYYNERVLMNTVNSDSGAYLRDGIKSLNKQGICPEKDWPYIENKFTQKPPASCYKTALKNQVLSYWKVPINLTSIKSCLAEGYPFAFGFTVYDSFMTKKVADTGIMPLPNISKENVLGGHAVMAVGYDDARQAVLVRNSWNTGWGIKGYFWMPYAFISNSSFCQDFWTIRNVE, from the coding sequence ATGGCAAAAGCCTCCAAACCCCAACAAACAAAAAGAGCCCTTGGCTGGATCCCCGATCTGCCGGATGCAAGAGATTTTATTTATGCTGCACCGCTGAGGGTAATGCTGAAAATACCCACCCGGATCGACCTCAGAAAGGGATGCCCCAAAGTTTATGACCAGGGGGGGCTTGGAAGTTGCACAGCCAACGCCCTTGCCGGTGCCTTTGAATTTGGTAAAATAAAGCAGCGTAAAAAGGATTTTATGCCTTCCCGGCTTTTTCTTTACTATAATGAACGGGTGCTGATGAACACTGTAAATTCTGATAGCGGCGCCTACCTGCGGGATGGTATAAAATCTCTGAATAAACAGGGGATTTGTCCTGAAAAGGACTGGCCTTATATCGAAAACAAATTTACACAAAAGCCTCCTGCTTCCTGTTATAAAACAGCATTAAAGAACCAAGTGCTCTCTTATTGGAAAGTACCTATTAACCTTACGTCCATCAAAAGCTGTCTTGCAGAAGGCTATCCTTTTGCGTTTGGTTTTACCGTTTACGACAGCTTTATGACAAAAAAAGTTGCGGATACAGGAATAATGCCTTTACCCAATATTTCCAAGGAAAACGTACTGGGCGGGCACGCTGTTATGGCTGTGGGTTATGATGATGCCCGGCAGGCCGTGCTGGTACGAAATTCATGGAATACCGGCTGGGGTATTAAAGGCTATTTCTGGATGCCCTATGCCTTTATTTCCAATAGCAGCTTCTGCCAGGATTTCTGGACCATACGGAATGTTGAGTAA
- a CDS encoding YdcF family protein, whose protein sequence is MKRLSVIALTFGLVCSTFVSYSQEGIHQDETRILQKRIFYLLDAMEAHPPVATAVAADVVLQRLMVQKRTVLQQAIDSCANLACIADAMLIKPGEDAAIARQLSSLFQNNGKLRQWIKDSIRATGFYKLSDSLPDASLFREAWEEEAAGINYIIRAYLQNKGLQYPKVDAASFPVNSPPYFDSVGHLITAVLENGREEELFFQPLLRICLRILQLNRHDEAARLLPLSKINEQPCQQIRSVQWRQFPFSAILVFGEGPETPDVPISVHNKERCAAASALFKSGKAPFIIVSGGYVHPFQTKYCEAVEMKKYLTDSLSVPAGVIIIEPHARHTTTNIRNANRILYENKVPANKPVLGVSDVAHIRYIAGENFERVCRRDLKYLPFERMKQLSDTTVAFYPAACSTQINTGDPLDP, encoded by the coding sequence ATGAAACGCCTTTCTGTTATTGCCCTAACGTTCGGTCTTGTTTGCAGTACCTTTGTATCTTATAGCCAGGAGGGCATTCACCAGGACGAAACCAGGATTTTACAAAAACGGATCTTTTATTTACTGGATGCAATGGAAGCGCATCCTCCGGTAGCTACAGCGGTTGCTGCTGATGTCGTTTTGCAACGGTTAATGGTGCAAAAGCGCACGGTGCTGCAACAGGCGATAGATTCCTGTGCTAACTTAGCTTGCATTGCCGATGCAATGTTGATAAAGCCAGGGGAAGACGCGGCGATAGCAAGGCAATTGAGCAGCTTGTTTCAAAACAACGGAAAGCTCCGGCAATGGATAAAGGATAGTATTCGTGCAACGGGTTTCTATAAATTAAGTGATTCGCTTCCTGATGCTTCTTTATTCAGGGAGGCATGGGAAGAAGAAGCCGCCGGAATCAATTATATTATCAGGGCGTATCTTCAAAATAAAGGGTTGCAGTATCCCAAAGTAGATGCTGCGTCTTTCCCTGTAAATAGCCCGCCCTACTTTGATTCAGTCGGGCATCTTATAACGGCTGTACTTGAAAATGGAAGGGAAGAAGAATTATTTTTTCAACCACTACTCCGCATCTGTCTCAGGATATTGCAGTTGAATCGTCACGATGAAGCTGCCCGGTTGCTTCCCTTAAGCAAGATAAATGAACAACCCTGTCAGCAAATCCGGTCTGTTCAATGGCGGCAGTTTCCTTTTAGCGCCATACTGGTTTTTGGGGAAGGCCCCGAGACGCCCGATGTGCCTATTAGTGTGCACAATAAAGAAAGGTGCGCAGCGGCTTCCGCGTTGTTTAAATCAGGCAAGGCGCCTTTTATTATTGTTAGCGGGGGATATGTGCATCCCTTTCAGACCAAATATTGCGAAGCGGTGGAAATGAAAAAATATTTAACGGATAGCCTCTCCGTTCCTGCCGGTGTGATCATTATAGAGCCGCATGCCCGCCATACTACCACCAACATCCGGAATGCAAACCGCATCCTATACGAGAATAAAGTGCCGGCAAATAAACCCGTTTTGGGGGTAAGCGATGTTGCTCATATCCGATACATTGCCGGAGAAAATTTTGAGCGGGTCTGCAGGAGAGATCTGAAATACCTCCCTTTTGAGCGCATGAAACAATTGTCGGACACAACAGTGGCATTTTATCCTGCTGCCTGTTCCACACAGATCAATACGGGGGACCCTTTGGATCCGTAA